A region from the Antennarius striatus isolate MH-2024 chromosome 22, ASM4005453v1, whole genome shotgun sequence genome encodes:
- the btg1 gene encoding protein BTG1, translating into MHTLCARGTMKPEINAAVGFLSRFLRVKGHVNDRQVQTFSQSLQDILAEQYKHHWFPDRPCKGSGYRCIRINHKMDPLVGQAGQRIGLTIQQLYLLLPSELTLWVDPFEVSYRIGEDGSICVLYESQPCPPGTPAIATASAPSGNSGPMSPMVDSHISCKEELMVLGRTSPSKAYNMMTVSS; encoded by the exons ATGCATACCCTTTGTGCCCGGGGAACGATGAAACCAGAGATAAACGCCGCCGTCGGATTTCTGTCAAGATTTCTGAGGGTGAAAGGACACGTAAACGATCGACAGGTCCAAACATTCAGCCAAAGCTTACAGGACATTTTGGCAG AGCAATATAAGCACCATTGGTTCCCTGACAGGCCCTGCAAGGGTTCAGGCTACCGCTGCATCCGCATCAACCACAAGATGGACCCGCTGGTGGGGCAGGCAGGCCAGCGCATCGGCTTGACCATCCAGCAACTCTACCTGCTGCTGCCCAGCGAGCTCACGCTGTGGGTGGATCCCTTCGAGGTGTCCTACCGCATCGGCGAGGACGGCTCCATCTGCGTCCTGTACGAGTCTCAGCCCTGCCCCCCGGGAACACCGGCAATTGCCACCGCCAGCGCCCCCTCAGGAAACAGCGGGCCGATGAGCCCAATGGTGGACAGTCACATCAGCTGCAAGGAGGAACTGATGGTGCTGGGCAGAACCAGTCCCTCCAAAGCCTACAATATGATGACTGTCTCCAGTTAA